One genomic region from Nitrospirae bacterium YQR-1 encodes:
- a CDS encoding ABC transporter ATP-binding protein — MSVINKLNGKTILSVKDLRVSYGNINAVNAISFEVTEGQIVTLIGANGAGKTTLLRAVSGLIPYTGTVSFSGVDLKGIPPEKIVSLGITHVPEGRAIFGNLTVMENLELSAWSVRDKSIFDSRLQRIFGLFPKLQERSKQQGGTLSGGEQQMLAIGRAIMTGGALMLLDEPSMGLSPLLVKEIFKVILDINNSGKTIVLVEQNANMALHIAHYGYVLETGKIAFHGNKDALMGNPKIKEAYLGV, encoded by the coding sequence ATGTCAGTGATTAATAAACTAAACGGGAAAACTATTCTGAGTGTAAAGGATTTAAGAGTTTCCTACGGCAACATAAATGCGGTAAACGCAATATCATTTGAGGTCACAGAGGGGCAAATCGTTACACTTATTGGAGCCAACGGAGCAGGTAAAACAACGCTGCTGAGGGCTGTTTCAGGGCTTATCCCCTATACCGGAACCGTGTCATTTTCCGGAGTTGACCTTAAAGGCATACCACCGGAAAAAATCGTATCTCTGGGAATAACACATGTGCCGGAGGGCAGAGCAATATTTGGAAACCTGACAGTTATGGAAAACCTGGAGCTCTCTGCATGGTCTGTAAGGGATAAAAGCATTTTTGACAGCCGTTTGCAACGGATATTTGGGCTTTTCCCAAAACTGCAGGAAAGGAGTAAACAGCAGGGCGGAACTCTTTCCGGCGGTGAGCAGCAGATGCTTGCCATAGGGCGTGCTATTATGACAGGCGGAGCACTTATGCTCCTTGACGAGCCCTCTATGGGACTTTCCCCCCTGCTGGTTAAAGAGATTTTTAAAGTAATTCTGGATATAAACAACTCCGGTAAAACAATAGTACTCGTTGAGCAAAATGCCAACATGGCCCTGCACATAGCCCACTACGGTTACGTGCTTGAAACCGGTAAAATTGCCTTTCACGGCAATAAAGATGCTCTCATGGGTAATCCAAAAATCAAAGAAGCATATCTGGGTGTGTAA
- a CDS encoding ABC transporter ATP-binding protein — MDLLKIAGLTHYFGGLRAISDFELVVNTGEIYGIIGPNGSGKTTLFNLITGVYRPASGSILFKGTEIAGLPPDRINALGIARTFQNIRLFNGLSVLDNIRVAMFDKFRYTVIDALFHMKKFKKEEALITESAWELLRGFNLDGRALEPAGALPYGLKRYLEIVRALATGPSLVLLDEPAAGMNQGEINSMIETIKNIRDAFKVAVVVIEHQMSLIMGICEHLKVLDFGVTIAEGLPRDVRRDAKVLEAYLGGDVSD; from the coding sequence TTGGATTTATTAAAGATAGCCGGATTAACCCATTACTTTGGAGGGCTCAGGGCTATATCCGACTTTGAACTGGTTGTTAATACCGGTGAGATTTACGGGATAATAGGACCTAACGGCTCGGGCAAAACCACCCTGTTTAATTTAATAACCGGTGTCTATAGGCCGGCATCGGGAAGTATTTTATTTAAAGGAACTGAAATTGCAGGTTTACCCCCTGACAGAATAAACGCTCTTGGAATTGCCAGAACATTTCAAAACATAAGGCTTTTTAACGGTCTCAGTGTGTTAGATAACATTCGGGTGGCCATGTTTGATAAATTTCGATATACCGTAATTGATGCACTGTTTCATATGAAAAAATTTAAAAAAGAGGAAGCGCTGATAACAGAGAGTGCATGGGAGCTGCTCAGGGGTTTTAATCTGGACGGACGGGCGCTTGAACCGGCAGGAGCACTGCCTTATGGCTTAAAGAGGTATCTTGAGATAGTGCGGGCACTTGCCACAGGGCCCTCTTTAGTGCTTCTTGATGAGCCGGCGGCAGGTATGAACCAGGGTGAGATTAACTCTATGATTGAAACTATAAAAAACATCAGAGATGCTTTTAAAGTGGCAGTTGTGGTGATAGAGCATCAGATGAGTTTGATAATGGGAATTTGTGAGCATCTGAAAGTGCTTGATTTTGGGGTTACAATTGCAGAGGGATTGCCCCGGGATGTTAGAAGAGATGCCAAAGTGCTGGAGGCTTATCTGGGCGGAGATGTCAGTGATTAA